The Xenopus tropicalis strain Nigerian chromosome 1, UCB_Xtro_10.0, whole genome shotgun sequence DNA segment cttgggggcaagttttggttgaataaaaacaagatttcctaccaaataaagcccctgtaagctgattgggtgcatagaggcccctaatagccaatcacagcccttatttggctcctccatgaacttttatggtgcttgtgttgctccccaagtctttttacatctgactgtggctcacgagtaagaaaggttggggatccctggcctacatcatattaatagtgaattaaaggtgaactacccctttaagctaactgatcccaaacacaaatggatgtagaacccctaacagaagtgcctgtatggatAGTTtcacatcctaagcattttagggttaaaccccccccccacccgcacttttgtacagtatccctgggagtcagtgggaacggcaacaggtagttgggaggttcattttttacaccagcagcgaatccactaaggggcacattagctgtaggtcagtctgtgtatggcccatctttagcccccCCAGACACAAAAGTCACGCTCCGCCTatgcatttaaccattaaataaacccaataggactgttctgcccccaataaggggtaattatatcttagttgggatcaagtacaggtactgttttattattacagagaaaagggaatcatttaaccatgaaataaacccaatagggctgttctgccccaataaggggtaattatatcttagttgggatcaagtacaggtactgttttattattacagagacaatggaaatcatttttaaaaaagtgaattatttgattaaaatggagtcaaaaCAACACCCCAGGGGAGAGGGTGTGAGACACAGATCCCAGGGACAGAGCTGTTACCTGCCTGACATATAACACTGGGAGAGAcactttgttaaaggaacagtaacaccaaaaaatgaaagtgtataaaagtaactaaaatataatgtgctgctgccctgcactggtaaaagttgtgtgtttacttcagaaagtctactataatttatataaataagctgctgtgtagccatggaggcagccattcaaaggagaaaaggcacaggcacatagcagataacagataaaccactattgtattctacaaaacttatctgttatctgctatgtaacctgtgccttttctccttttttccagcttgaatggctgcccccatggctacacagcagcttattatataaattatagtagtgttactgtagcaaacacaccagttttaccagtgcagggcaacagtgcattatatttttattactttaaagctctttcattttttggtgttactgttcctttaactcttctATCTTTGCTGTACCAGTTGCCTAACAAAATGGCTGCCACTCCTCCCCTTCCTCAACTCACTGTCCCACCCACACTGAATCCTGACTGGAAAACAAATGATAAAACTATATTGCCCACGGGTGACCCACAGTAGGGATttcattgcactgtatttatcagtGCCTCAAACATGCAGAACTGTCAACCCACCTGGATTATCTAGTAGTTACCCACATTCATATTCCAGGTGGGGGTAAAGCCAGGGAGTGGTCGGGGTGTAACTAGACATGGTTGGAACCTTACTGCATGTGTAGTAGTTGGTCATTCCAGGGGTTTAGTAAAATTAGAAAACATCACAGGCTACAGCCAGTATGAGTGGCTAGTAGTTACTCGGAACTGAGGTGCCAGAGTGGCCACTTTTTGCTGGTGGtggcagtagggttgccacctttctcagAAAATATTTAccaccttcctatatttttatgtttttttcctaatTAATAACATTAATATCAAGCATAATTTTACCGGCCAGGTGGTATCCCTAGCCGGCAGTGACTTAAGTGGGCAGATTGGGggtagggaatggggggggggggtctaggaTGGAGgtaaaaaggagattttgtgatactcaccgttaaatccttttctctcaggaagtctgtgggacacagggaccatggggtatagtaggtaccagcaggaggcaggacactagaataggaagaagaggcctaacccctcctccctgctgctatacccccttgCACTTCCTGCCTTCACCAGTTTTGTCAACAAGAACCAACAAGGTAACGAGTAACTAGTAACTATATACatgtaggcagagagaagttcAGATGTTTTCCGCttccagggggggaagccctgtgtcccacagacttcctgagagaaaaggatttaacggtgagtatcacaaaatctccttttctctagcagtcgtctgtgggacacagggaccatggggacataccaaagctgtcccagtAATTCAGGGTGGGAGAAGCGGTCTGATATGCTAAGTATTAATTGACTGCCGCTTGTAGaacttttctaccaaagtgcgcGTCTGATGCTGCGAATACCTCAAATTGGTAGAATTTTGTGAATGAATGGATGGAGGACCAAGTAGCGGCCCTGCAAACCTGTTCAGCTGAGGCTCTGTTCCTGAAGGCCCAGGAGGTGCCTATGCCCCTGGTGGAGTGCGCCATGATTTGTGTGGGGGGAGATCTCCCACGGGCGATGTAGGCTCTTCGTATGGTTCCCGTATCCAGCGAGATATGGTGGTCTTAGATGCCTAGTGACCTTTTCGTTGTCCTGAATGAAGGATAAATAGAGAGGTCGTCGCTCTTATGTCCTGGGTACGGTGCAAGTAGAATTTTAGGGCCCTCACCGGGTCCAGGGAGTGTAAGGCCACCTCTTTGGGAGAGGCTGGATGAGGACAGAACGAGGGAATGGTGATGTCCTGATTTATGTGGAAGGACGAAACAACCTTGGGAACAAAGGATGGGAGGGTTCGTAGAACTGCTCGATCCGCGTGGAATATGAGAAATGGATGCTGATTGGAGAGAGCGCTAATTTCCGACACTCTGCGAGCTGAAGCGATGGCCAGAAGGAAAACTGTCTTCCAGGTCAACCAGGCTAGTGGAATGGTGGCTAGTGGCTCGAATGGAGAAACTTGCAGTGCTGATAGTACTAGGTTGAGATCCCATGGCGGCAGCGGTTCTCGGAAGGGGGACAAATGTGAGATACCCCTTGGATGAATGTGGCAACGTCGGGAAGGATGGCTAACCGTTGTTGGAAAAGGACGGAAAGAGCAGAGATTTGAGATTTTAAGGAACTCAGTGAGAGGCCCTTGTCCAGGCCTGACTGCAGAAAGGATAGTAGTCGGGGGACTGATAGGTCCTGGAAGGAATTTCCTGTCTGATTGCACCAGTCACTGTACGTTTTCCATACACGATGGTAGGTCTTGGATGAAACGGGCTTTCTGGCCGCCATCAGGGTGCGTATGACATCTTGGGAAAAACCTTTTCGGGCAAGGACTAGCGACTCAATCGCCACGCCGTCAAATTCAGGAAGGTTGGATCGGGGTGTAGGATTGGCCCTTGGGTGAGAAGATCGGGAGTGAGAGGTAGAGGCCACGGATCTGCTCTGCTGAGGGCCACCAGCTCGGTGAACCAGGCTCTTCGGGGCCAATGTGGAGCTATCAGTATGACTGTGCATCTTTCGGATCTGATCTTTCGGAGGACTCTTGGAAGCAGAGGGAGAGGTGGGAAGACGTAGGCCAGGTCGAAGTCCCACGTGGCCGTCAGGGCATCCGCTGCTAATGCTAGAGGGTCTCGACATCTGGACATGAAGTGTGTCACCTTCCGGTTCTGACGAGAGGCCATGAGGTCTACTTCGGGGAGACCCCATCGGTCCACGATGTCTAGGAAGATCTTGGGATTCAGGGCCCATTCCCCTGGATCGATTCTTTGACGGCTGAGATAGTCTGCCTGCCAGTTCTCGAGTCCCGGAATGTAGATTGCCGTTAGCCGGACGTCCCTTGCTTCTGCCCATGTTAGGATGCGACTGACCTCTTTGAGGGCTTGTCGACTTCTTGTGCCCCCCTGGTGGTTCAGGTATGCAACCGTGGTTGCGTTGTCCGATTGGATCTTGATGTCGCGCCCTGTGAGTCGGTTCTGCCAATGGTATAGGGCTAGGCGTACTGCTCTGATTTCCAAAATATTGATTGGAAGTTGAGCTTCTGCTGCTGTCCAGGTTCCCTGAGCTGAGAGCTGTCCAGTACTGCGCCCCAGCCCTGGAGGCTGGCGTCCGTGGTTAGAATAATCCACTGTGGTTCCTGTAGGGAGCATCCCTTCTCCAGGTGAGTCGGGTTGAGCCACCAAGACAGGGCCACTCTTGTTCTGGGGTAACAGTTTGATTGGCTGGGAGAGGGAGCTGCGTTCCATTGATCCAGAATGTTCCACTGTAGAGTCCTTAGGTGGAACTGGGCAAAGGAACTGCTTCTATAGAGGACACCAGAGACCCCAGCACTTGCATGGCAAACCGAATGGAGGGCTGAGGAGTATGGATGAGCTGGCGAACTAGGCTCTGGATTCTGCTAATCTTTTCCGGCGGGAGGTAGACCTTCTGCCGTGCTGTGTCGAAGAGGCATGCCTAGGAAGGGCATGCGTTGGGCTGGCGTTTAGCCGGGATTTTGTTATATTGATCTTCCATCCCAGGGTGGTCAGGGTGTCCATGACCAGGGAGAGCTGGGATGTGGCTGCTGGACGAGAGGAGCTTTGAGTAGTAAATCGTCCAAATAGGGAGTGATGGAGACTCCCTTGGATCTCAGCGAGGCCTGCGGGCTGCCGACATGATTTTGGTGAAAATCCGGGGGGCCGAGGTGAGGCCGAAGGGAAAGGGCGGTGAACTGGAAGTGTTTGTTTTTGACCGCAAAGCGCAAAAACttccaatggggagggaaaatgggcaCATGCAGGTAAGCATCTTTGATGTCCAGGGCCACCAGGAATTCGTTGGGGTTCATGGCTGCGATCACTGACCGTAAGGATTCCATCTTGAATCGTGAGGCACGAATGAAGGCGTTTAGATGCTTTAAGTCCAGGACGGGTCGAAAGGATCCGTCCTTTTTTGGGACAATGAATAGGTTGGATAGAAGCCTCGAAACTTGTCGCCGGGTGGGACCGGAACAATAACTTTTTCCTCCAACAGGTCCTGGATGATAGAAAGGAAGGCATCTTGCTTGTGTGGATCTGGAGAAAGTCGAGACATGAAGAAACGATTCGGTGGTCTGGACACGAATTCGAGACGATAACCTGAGGTGATTATGTCGTGTACCCACGTGTCTGTGGTGAGGCGAAGCCACTCGTCCCGGAAAAGGCGAAGCCTGCCTCCGACCGGTGTGTGATCCTCTGGTGGAACGTAGTCATGCTGTGGAGGACTTATCGGAGGGTTTGGCTTGAGGCTTCTTGTTTTGCCATGAGTACTGGGACGGCCTTGGAATCTAGGCTTGCTCGAATTCTGGGATTGGTAATCCCTAGAGGGTGGTGCCTTGGATGGCCTTGTACGAAAGAAGCGTCCTCGACGAAAGGAGGTACGGTTCCTTGGTTGCGGAAGTAGGGTGCTCTTTCCCCCAGTAGCCTGACTGATAATTTTGTCCAGATCTGGGCCAAACAGGAGTTTACCCTTGAATGGAATGGTGGTAAGCGATTTCTTGGACGAGAGGTCGGTCGACCACAGTTTGAGCCACAGGGAACGGCGTGCCGCCACCGATAGTGCCGATGTTCGACTGATGGCTTGGACCGCATCGAGGGATGCTTCGCAGAGGTATTCGTTGGCATCCTTGATTTGGGATGCCAGGGTTGCCAGTTCTTGTCTAGGGGCGCCGGAGTTTATGCCGTCGATTAACGAGGAAGACCAGGATTGGATGGCTCTTGCTACCCACGCCGAGGCTAAGACAGGTCTCAGGCTTTCCCCGGACGCTGTGTATGCGGCTCTAAGGAACCCTTCCGTCTTTTTGTCCATTGGAGTCCTTGAAGGAGGAGGAGTCGGGGACCGGAAGGGCAGTGTTCTTGGAGAGGCGTGAGACAGGTGCATCCACAGAAGGTGGAGTGGACCACTTGTGAAGAGATTCCTGAGGAAACGGATATGAGCGCTGAAACCGCCTATTGGCTTGGAAACGCTTCTCTGGGTGATCCCACTCTGACTGGATGATACTATCCAAGTGTTCGTGAGTGGGAAATGTGGATAGGAGCTTCTTCTGGCGCTTGAATAGGATTGCGCCGAACTCTGAGCCTCTGGCGCCTTGAGGTCAAGGCAGGATATGACTGCCTGCAATGAGGGAGTCTACCGCTTCCGATGGGGTTTTAGACGTTTCCTCAGTTTCGGCAAGGTCATCTTCGTCTGAAATTTCCCCTTCGCTTAGGGATTGTTCATCCCAATTGGCTGAGGGCTGAGGTGAATCAGAGTCGCTGTATTCATCAGTGTGCGGCGGCACGTGACGTTTAAGGGATTTGGTTCGGGGATCTGGGTCCTCCCGATCCAACTTGTCCAACAGTTTGTCCAGGCATGCTGCCAATTTGGGAATGCCTGTAGAAAGAGAGACAGCCCATGGTGGAGGTTCCTGATTGGAGACCGTTGCCTGTGGGCTGTATCGCGTGTGTATCCGCCGGAAGGAGGCCCATCCCTTGGTTCCTCGGTCTGGACCGGAGGCGTAGGTTCCTGGGCCTGGGAAGTAGTCTCAGCTGGAATCTTGGAACAGGAGGAGCATAGGGGGTCCTTCCTGCCTGACGGGAGGCGTTTGCAGCACCTGGCGCAAGCAAGATACTTTACTTTGGATGCGCTAGAGGCCCCCCTGGAAAAGGGACCGTCTGAATTGCCCTCTGCCATGATTAGGAGCGATAGAATGGAGAAAACACGGCAGGAAAAACAAACAAGCAGAAAGCAGTGCCAATACAGTGCCAATACAATATCAGTATAGTGGCAGTATGGTGCAGAGTGTAAGTAGGCCAAAACACGGAGttagtacagtgtcagtacagaaACAACCATATCAGTGTAGTGCCAGAGCAGTGCTAGTACAGGTCAGTTTAGTACAGAGCAGGTATGTTGCCAGTGTAATGCATCaatgaaaaaaagtaaaactttttttttttattttttttttaatatatatatatatatgcctttaaCAGAAAAACAAGGGGAGGGAATCCCCCTTGTGGCCTGCGTGCCTGTCCACCCCACCCGGTAAGCCTAGTCTCCCATATGCCAGTGCCTGTTTCCTGGAGGAACAAAAAAGGGGTACCGGTCCTTGTGAGCCCGTGCTGCCTGGGGAGCCTGAGTCAGGAAGAGAAGGAGCCAGCAATCAGGATGGAGAGCGGTGGTCAGGATGGAGAGCGGTGAGCTGAGTGATCCGGTGCTGCCTGTAAAGCGCGCGAAAGGAAGGTGCGAAGAAGAGACTTCGgcaggggcgcgtgacgtcatccGGCTGTGCAGAAGGTGGAACGCAGACGGTGGAACGCAACGGTGGAACGCAAACGGTGGAACGCAGGCGGTGGAACGCAGGTGGATCGGAAGGCCCAGGGGAGCCGGAGAAGTAGCAGAGGTTATAGAAAATAACGGTGGCAGGCTGGCAGAGTTAGGTAAGGCTGGAGAACGCAGCAGGGCTGACAGTATGGCTGGGAGGCACAGATAGTACTGGGAGCAGACCAAACCGGGGGAAGGAGTAAGGCAGGCAAGCATAGGCAGCGCTGTTAGCTATGCAGGCTTACTGGCACTAGGGGAGCTGGGCAGCTTCTGCACTCTGTAGTCAGAGGCAGGGAATCTGCAAGGCCGGTAGCAAGAGCTTACGTGAAGGGGGCCCCAGCGTCCTGttttcccacgtagggggaagcctggATAGAGGGGCTCCTGTTGGAGACCTCTAGGACAACCCCTGTTGCCAGATTGTATCTGGCCGATGAAATAAGGACTGTGAGTAGTAGGTGATCCTGTCTCCTtgtgggacactagaaaaaaactggtgaaggcaggaagtgcaagggggtatagcagcagggaggaggggttaggcctcttcttcctattctagtgtcctgcctcctgctggtacctactataccccatggtccctgtgtcccacagatgaCTGCTAGAGAAATGACATTGATGGAAGCTGTAATTGGACAGATAAGGGGTGTAACTGGCAGAGCCAGTGGCATAAAAATAGGGAATTAGAAATGTATTGGCAACTCTGTTGAGTCAGGGCAGGCCTGGGGCTTTACCTGCTGGGCCAATAAAATACCAGCTGGGCAGCAATCCAAGGTATAACCTTGGCAGGGAAGGACTGGTTGGAGATTATTAGACACTTTGCAGGTTTACACATGAGACTCACTACTACATAATGTTATTAGATAAACACTGCACTGCAAACCTCCCATCTAGGGGCAGATACAGGGAACTACGAATCCAAGAAGTTTGTCCCAACAGAAGTTCAAGTTATTCCACTCGTAATGCAGGTGAGGATGCGGCTTTAGCTAATGACTGCAGAGATAGTATAGCCGGCTGAATTACTCATTATTGTCCCTGCAGCTGTTAGTCTGCAACTCCAGAATCTCCAAACCTTCAGCTATAACCTACCCCCTCTCCCGCCCCCCCCGACCCAATTCCATACAAACCAGTGGAGTTTACAGAACAAGTGTGAAATAATCACTGGCTGGCAATGgagcatatataaatatttaaaggtaGCCTCTTATAAGAGACACATAAGTAAAATGAATAGACAAATTTGAAGCATGTGGCTTATTCAATATATTTGGACCAGAGCACTTTCTGCAAAAAGTCTGTGGCCACCACTGGGCTTTCTGTCCCGGAACAAGAGTCCTTGGGGACCACCTTTGTTCCATTCCAGCTACCTCATTAATGGAAAACTGTATCAATGTGCAATTCCCACCCCACCCCCACAGTTGCAGTGTAATTGCAGCGTCAAAGTAGCAAAACACCTGATTTAATTGTGACCAATGCACCAAAATGAGCGCAGTTACACAAGTCCTGAAAACCTTCATTGTTTAGAAGTCACTTCCGGCACTTGACATGGAAACAAAGCCTGCGCCCGATTCTTAAGGACAAGTTTGCGGTTTGTGTGCAGTCATAAAAGAACCCTATAGTAAACTGAAAATTAGAACAAAACGTACATTTATTATAAGTGGCCAAtagtcaccttttttttttttttttttttttttttttaaattgcacagGTTAGGTACAATTACTTCCTAAGGTTTGTATTTTATGTCTGTGTAGTACTGTTGCTCACTGCCACTACTTTCCCCCTCCAGAGATTGCCTGCCAATGACAGGCTGCCTTCAGAACAGAGCAAGGTCTGCTTTATACGTATGATtcccacagcagcagcagcagcagcagcgggaGGGAAACaaccaaaatattttcaaaagcaTAAACTTATTTTATTCTTGTGAGTGCTTGAGGGTTATAGTCAGGGATGAACCCCAGGTACAGCACGGAGCCAACACATAGAACAGAGAATTTACACTGGTAGTCTACTGGAATAAAAAGCCCTTGTTGCTAAGGCACATTGAGAGTGTTACAGCCATCAGGAGCACAATAATGATTAGTACTGCTCATTATAACATTTGTTTGCCAACAGTCCCTTGCCGAAAACAGAACATTCTCCAAAAGTGTTACCatctcccccccacacacacccatAATAAAACAGGTAGGTAGTTTTGGTGTTATCTACAATATCTATAAGTACCTCTTAAATCTCAAGTCATTAATCTTTGCTAATTTAGCTTCACTTTCTGCATGGAGTGAATGAGTGTAGCAAGTGTATTCCAAGGTGCCTGAAACAGAGCCGATTTTTGCTTTTAAGGTAAAGGCACTGTAATAAATCCTGTTCATTTATCAGCATTCCGAAGGATGCGATAGGTTTCTGCTTATTTTCAATCCAGTAATATCAAATGCAATTTGAAAATCAACCTAAGAACAAGGAAAGAGGGGAAGCCAGCGTAGGTACTGTAACTGCATCAGCTTATAATACATGGctaggaatgaaaaaaaatatatatacacatgtttaATTTCTTTCGTTAGTGCACGGGGTGTAGAAAAAGTACTTATGGACGGCAGTTGCAGACATCACGGACCATGTTTATCCTTTAGCTGTGGAAATAAGTGCCTGGTTCTTTAGCTGCACAATATGCTGTAGCAGTGCTTAGTAGATATGGCCCGATGTTAACATTCTTAAGTCCCAAAAGCAGATGGTACTAGTTTCATTACAAGCTGAAATCATGCTCATCGGATGAATACTTCAGCTAGGGTCCCTTGAGTGTCTTTTTCTCACATCCTGACTGGCTTAGGAGAGATTCTCAAGGATGATGGCAATACCTTGACCACCTCCGATGCAGGCCGATCCCACAGCATATTTGCCTCCACGGCGCCTAAATATATtcgggggggggaaaaaaatagaaaaaaaatacaaaatatgggTTATAGAGGTGGAATTAAACTTTATCTAACAAGGCAAAAAAACTGTGCTTTAGTCACAGGAAAAATGACATTTTCAGACTGCAGAGAGTAAAGTGCCCCTAGCAACCGACTATAAAGGGTAGCGAATAATGATTCAGTTCATTCTGAGAAGCTTAAACTGATGCATTTTCATGAACCATGCGgagatttatagaaaaaaaaaaataagcataaatATTAAAAGATAAATATGTAGTTATTTGAAGATGCTTTTAGGGTTCCTAGAACATATCGGATTATATTAATGGATTACATTATAAAAGATTCagctacatagcaaataattaggATACCCACCTCAGTTCATGTGTCAGATGAGAAATGATTCGTGATCCCGACGCTGCCAGGGGATGTCCAAGGGCAATGGCGCCCCCATTAACATTTGTCTTCTCAGGATTAAGGCCCAGGGCTTTCTCCACAGCCAGGTACTGGGCAGCAAATGCCTCATTCACCTATTTAGATaataagtttaaaaataaaatatcatccATTTGCCTAAATTTGTCTGCAGTTGTGATAAAATCCATGCATTTAGGTGTTAATACCTCCACGAGGTCCATGTCCTGGATAGTTAATCCTGATTTCTTCAGGGCTTCGGTGATGGCAGGGACTGgccctttaaaataaaaggcaagggttaatgcactttaaaaaaggagaaaaccgCTTTGCTAGTTATACAGTTGTGCAATATGTTTGCTTATAAAATTAAACTGCATCCATTTTCCATCCTTATAATTTGGGCAGATATCCTAATTAACAGAATGTGAGAAAAACCATGTTGGCGTGAATTTTGAACCCTATAAGAGAACTGCTGCCAAAATAAACCAGATTGTTGAGCTGTGCCTGTTGCAAGGTTTGGCTATTTGGCACATAATCCTCCCGAGGCTCCTGAGGAACAGACAATGTCAGGCTCTCCTCTCTGTTACCCAAACAACACAGACTGCAAATAGATTTTGCTGAAGGAAAATTCCTTACCAAAACCCATAATGTTGGGGTCACATCCAGACGCATGATAAGCCACTATCCTCACAAGTGGGGTGAGATTGTGCTTGGAAGTTGCTTCTTCACTGGCCAATATTACGGCACCAGCTCCGTCGCATATTCCCTAAAGTCCAATAGACAAAATGGTATATTACATAGGGTAGCTGTATTTACAGGTCAGGGGGTAAGTTGGAAAGGAATAAAAACACCAAACACTATAGTTGGCCAGTTCCAGCCATACTGCCAACCACTGCTACCTGTGCCATTGGGGAAAATCTGCCAATTCATCCCATCAACATCGGCCATCTACTGACCTACTGAATCACTTGAAACCCCTTTACTGGCAATGGGGCTTGTTGTTTGGAGTGAGAAAACAACACCAGATTCATGAAGTCAGCTATAGGCCTATCCTTGTTTTAGCTTCCTGAGGGACGTGGGTGTTACATCACATAATAGGAACCAATCAATAATTCTTTCTCCTTGACCTAATGCAGttacaataataaaaacaactgACTAGTTGCTTTAGGTTACTGCACAGGGCCAGCTTTGTGTGTGAGTGCATCCAGAAGTAATTAGGTTATCCCTGGATGAAATACTAAGAGCAGCAGTGATACTCATAAAAGCTAATAAATTAAAACTAAATGTACATTTCCAAAATAAGTGCATCAAATTCCCACTGGTTTCTCACCGAGGCATTTGCTGCAGTGACCATCCCATCCTTCTTGAACACGGGAGGCAGCTTGGCCATCTGTTCCAGTGTAGTCTGCGGCCTAGGGTGCTCATCCTGTTCCATTTTGATAGTGCCTTTCCTTGATTTTAGTTCAATAGGAGCCATTTCAGCAGCAAAGTATCCAGAATCCTGAGCTGTGAAAGagcaatgataaaaaaaaagtgatttggGATACTAGTTATGGGCATCAACTGTTTGGATTGTGCTGGGAAtgttagccaaaaatgtattttatttctactGTTGGGATTCTCAGAATCAGCTATAGTATTGGATACTTCTAATTTAACATTAAGAGTGATTGTAtacttattttccttttatttccctAT contains these protein-coding regions:
- the acaa2 gene encoding 3-ketoacyl-CoA thiolase, mitochondrial isoform X1, with amino-acid sequence MALLRGIFVVGAKRTPFGTYGGLLKDHTATDLGEIAAKAALAAGKVSPEVVDSVIFGNVAQTATDAIYLARHVGLRAGVPIPVPALTVNRLCGSGFQSIVNGCQEIALRESEIVICGGAESMSQAPYAVRNIRFGTKLGADIKMEDTLWAGLTDSHIKTPMAITAENLGSKYGITREDCDKYAFQTQQRWKAAQDSGYFAAEMAPIELKSRKGTIKMEQDEHPRPQTTLEQMAKLPPVFKKDGMVTAANASGICDGAGAVILASEEATSKHNLTPLVRIVAYHASGCDPNIMGFGPVPAITEALKKSGLTIQDMDLVEVNEAFAAQYLAVEKALGLNPEKTNVNGGAIALGHPLAASGSRIISHLTHELRRRGGKYAVGSACIGGGQGIAIILENLS
- the acaa2 gene encoding 3-ketoacyl-CoA thiolase, mitochondrial, with product MALLRGIFVVGAKRTPFGTYGGLLKDHTATDLGEIAAKAALAAGKVSPEVVDSVIFGNVAQTATDAIYLARHVGLRAGVPIPVPALTVNRLCGSGFQSIVNGCQMEDTLWAGLTDSHIKTPMAITAENLGSKYGITREDCDKYAFQTQQRWKAAQDSGYFAAEMAPIELKSRKGTIKMEQDEHPRPQTTLEQMAKLPPVFKKDGMVTAANASGICDGAGAVILASEEATSKHNLTPLVRIVAYHASGCDPNIMGFGPVPAITEALKKSGLTIQDMDLVEVNEAFAAQYLAVEKALGLNPEKTNVNGGAIALGHPLAASGSRIISHLTHELRRRGGKYAVGSACIGGGQGIAIILENLS